The Roseibium sp. Sym1 nucleotide sequence CCATCGGCAGGCGGAAGACGCGCGGTCGTGGATTTCCCGGTTGCGGCCGCGGCGTGACGGAACCGACTTCCGTGTAGCCGAAGCCGAGGCGCAGCAACGCATCCGGCACTTCGCCGTTCTTGTCGAAACCGGCGGCCATGCCGAGCGGGTTGGGAAACGTCAGATCCCAGAGCTTGACGGCCAGGCGCGGATCGGCCGCAGCACGCGATCCGGGCACCAGGCCGGTTTTCAAGGCCTTGACCGTCATCCGGTGTGCGGTTTCCGCATCCAGGCATTGCAGGCCCTTCAGGGCGGCGTTTTCGAGCCAGGGCAGCCTCACTGGTCAAGCTCCGGAAAGACATGCACGCCATCCGCCGAAAGCGGCAACTCGCGGACCCAGAGCGCCGCGCCCGGCTCAAAAGTGCCGTAGAGATGCGGGAACAGCGCACCGCCGCGCGACGGTTCCCATTTCAGGGCATCGCCGAGCCTGTCCGCCTCGAAGGCGACCAGAAGCAGATCGCTCTGGCCTGCAAAATGTTTTGCGGCCGTTTCCCGTGCCTGGTCGCCGGTCGAGAAATGGATGTACCCGTCCGCCAGGTCGACGGGCGCGCCTTCAAAGACGCCACGCTCGACAGCCTCCTGCCAGAGGGACTTCGGTGCGATCTTGAATATCAGTGTCATCTGCGCCTTGAACCTGCCTGTCTGCATGCCGACCGGTCGGGACACTACTCAGGAGACCGTCCGGGAACAAGCCGGGCAGTGCCGCCGTTCCGGCCACTTTTGAACTTTCGCCGGGGAAAACAGTATCCCGGGGAAAGAAAAACCTTCCAGTCCGACCAACTCCGGGGTTCCTGGCAACCACATGCGTGCATGAAACAATCCGGGCAGCAATCGGCACGTTGGCCTTGACCCGATCACGTTCAATCCGAACGATGGAGACCTTGCCCTTTTGAACACACCGGCACAAAACCGGCCGGGCAGAAA carries:
- a CDS encoding DUF952 domain-containing protein, encoding MTLIFKIAPKSLWQEAVERGVFEGAPVDLADGYIHFSTGDQARETAAKHFAGQSDLLLVAFEADRLGDALKWEPSRGGALFPHLYGTFEPGAALWVRELPLSADGVHVFPELDQ